The following coding sequences are from one Strigops habroptila isolate Jane chromosome 18, bStrHab1.2.pri, whole genome shotgun sequence window:
- the RPS10 gene encoding 40S ribosomal protein S10 isoform X2: MLMPKKNRIAIYELLFKEGVMVAKKDVHMPKHPELVDKNVPNLHVMKAMQSLKSRGYVKEQFAWRHFYWYLTNEGIQYLRDYLHLPPEIVPATLRRSRPETGRPRPKGLEGERPARLTRGEADRDTYRRSAVPPGADKKAEAGAGAATEFQFRGGFGRGRGQPPQ, from the exons ATGTTGATGCCCAAGAAGAACCGAATTGCCATCTATGAGCTCCTTTTTAAGGAGGGAGTGATGGTGGCCAAGAAAGATGTCCACATGCCGAAGCACCCCGAGCTCGTGGACAAGAACGTGCCCAACCTCCATGTCATGAAAGCCATGCAG TCTCTGAAATCCCGAGGTTATGTGAAAGAGCAGTTTGCGTGGAGGCATTTCTACTGGTACCTGACCAACGAGGGCATCCAGTACCTGCGCGATTACCTTCACCTGCCCCCTGAGATCGTCCCCGCAACCCTGCGCCGGAGCCGCCCAGAGACAGGCAGGCCACGGCCCAAAG GTCTGGAAGGAGAACGTCCTGCACGCCTGACTCGGGGAGAGGCTGACAGGGACACGTACAGGCGCAGCGCTGTTCCAC ctggtGCAGACAAAAAGGCTgaagctggtgctggagcagcaactGAATTCCAGTTT AGAGGTGGATTTGGTCGTGGACGTGGTCAGCCTCCTCAGTAG
- the RPS10 gene encoding 40S ribosomal protein S10 isoform X1, with protein MCKRSDCCFPAQENHGKGCPAAQMLMPKKNRIAIYELLFKEGVMVAKKDVHMPKHPELVDKNVPNLHVMKAMQSLKSRGYVKEQFAWRHFYWYLTNEGIQYLRDYLHLPPEIVPATLRRSRPETGRPRPKGLEGERPARLTRGEADRDTYRRSAVPPGADKKAEAGAGAATEFQFRGGFGRGRGQPPQ; from the exons ATGTGCAAACGTTCCGAttgctgcttccctgcacaGGAGAACCACGGGAAGGGATGCCCGGCAGCTCAG ATGTTGATGCCCAAGAAGAACCGAATTGCCATCTATGAGCTCCTTTTTAAGGAGGGAGTGATGGTGGCCAAGAAAGATGTCCACATGCCGAAGCACCCCGAGCTCGTGGACAAGAACGTGCCCAACCTCCATGTCATGAAAGCCATGCAG TCTCTGAAATCCCGAGGTTATGTGAAAGAGCAGTTTGCGTGGAGGCATTTCTACTGGTACCTGACCAACGAGGGCATCCAGTACCTGCGCGATTACCTTCACCTGCCCCCTGAGATCGTCCCCGCAACCCTGCGCCGGAGCCGCCCAGAGACAGGCAGGCCACGGCCCAAAG GTCTGGAAGGAGAACGTCCTGCACGCCTGACTCGGGGAGAGGCTGACAGGGACACGTACAGGCGCAGCGCTGTTCCAC ctggtGCAGACAAAAAGGCTgaagctggtgctggagcagcaactGAATTCCAGTTT AGAGGTGGATTTGGTCGTGGACGTGGTCAGCCTCCTCAGTAG
- the PACSIN1 gene encoding protein kinase C and casein kinase substrate in neurons protein 1, translating to MSGSYDESAAAAEETTDSFWEVGNYKRTVKRIDDGHRLCNDLMNCVHERAKIEKSYAQQLTDWSKRWRQLIEKGPQYGSLEKAWGAIMTEADKVSELHQDVKNSLLNDDFEKVKNWQKDAYHKQIMGGFKEAKEAEDGFRKAQKPWAKKLKELETAKKAYHLACKEEKLAMTREANSKADQSNTPEQQKKLQDKVEKCKQDVQKTQEKYEKVLDELNKCTPQYIESMEQVFEQCQQFEEKRLNFLKEVLLDIKRHLNLAESSSYANVYRELEQTIRLSDAQEDLRWFRSTSGPGMPMNWPQFEEWNPDLTHTITRKEKQKKGEGVTLTNAGSAGESGAPAGERGSVSSHDRGQTYSAEWSDDEGSNSFNTSEANGGTNPFDEESVGKGVRVRALYDYDGQEQDELSFKAGDELTKLGEEDEQGWCKGRLDNGQLGLYPANYVEAI from the exons ATGTCGGGTTCCTATGACGAGTCAGCGGCGGCCGCAGAGGAAACGACCGACAGCTTCTGGGAG GTGGGGAACTACAAGCGCACAGTGAAGCGGATCGATGATGGGCACCGTCTCTGCAATGACCTCATGAACTGCGTGCATGAGCGGGCCAAGATTGAGAAGTCCTACGCGCAGCAGCTCACCGACTGGTCCAAACGGTGGAGGCAGCTCATCGAGAAAG gTCCCCAGTAcggcagcctggagaaggcatGGGGTGCCATCATGACGGAGGCAGACAAGGTGAGTGAGCTGCACCAGGACGTGAAGAACAGCCTGCTGAATGATGACTTCGAGAAGGTCAAGAACTGGCAGAAGGATGCCTACCACAAGCAGATCATGGGAGGCTTCAAGGAGGCCAAAGAGGCTGAGGATGGCTTCAGGAAAGCCCAGAAGCCCTGGGCCAAGAAGCTCAAGGAG CTGGAGACAGCCAAGAAAGCCTACCACCTAGCATGTAAGGAGGAGAAGCTGGCCATGACCCGGGAAGCCAACAGCAAGGCAGATCAGTCCAACACCCCCGAGCAGCAGAAGAAGCTCCAGGACAAAGTAGAAAAGTGCAAGCAGGATGTGCAAAAG ACTCAGGAGAAGTATGAGAAGGTGCTGGATGAGCTGAATAAGTGCACCCCGCAGTACATCGAGAGCATGGAGCAAGTCTTCGAGCAGTGCCAGCAGTTTGAGGAGAAGAGGCTCAACTTCCTCAAGGAAGTGCTCCTGGACATCAAGAGGCACCTGAACctggctgagagcagcag CTATGCCAACGTCTACCGGGAGCTGGAGCAAACCATCCGCCTCTCGGACGCGCAGGAGGATCTCCGGTGGTTCCGCAGCACCAGTGGCCCCGGGATGCCCATGAACTGGCCACAGTTTGAG GAGTGGAACCCGGACCTGACGCACACGATAACGcgaaaggagaagcagaagaagggCGAGGGGGTGACCCTGACCAATGCCGGCAGCGCGGGCGAGAGCGGGGCGCCGGCGGGCGAGCGCGGGAG tgTAAGCAGCCATGACCGCGGGCAGACCTACAGCGCTGAGTGGTCCGACGATGAAGGCAGCAACTCCTTCAACACCAGCGAGGCCAATGGTGGCACCAACCCCTTCGACGAGGAGTCGGTGGGGAAGGGTGTGCGGGTGCGGGCTCTGTACGACTACgatgggcaggagcaggatgagCTCAGCTTCAAAGCAG